A genomic region of Leptotrichia massiliensis contains the following coding sequences:
- a CDS encoding ethanolamine ammonia-lyase subunit EutB translates to MVLKTKLFGHTYEFKSVKDVQNKASEFRSGDELAGVSASTAEERVAAKAVLAELTLADLRNNPAVPYEEDEVTRIIQDAVNEKIYGEIKNWTVSELREWILDSHTSGDDIKRISKGLTSEMVAAVAKLMSNMDLIQGASKIRIKKFCNTEIGGEGILATRLQPNHTTDDPDGIMLSTYEGLSFGQGDALLGLNPVDDSVDSVMRVLHRFHEIKTKWEIPTQICVLAHVTTQMEAVRRGAPTDLIFQSIAGSEKGNEAFGITGDMIQEARDLALKHGTATGPNVMYFETGQGSELSSDAHHGCDQVTMEARCYGFAKKFDPFIVNTVVGFIGPEYLYNSKQVIRAGLEDHFMGKLTGISMGVDACYTNHMKADQNDIENLKVLLTVAGCNYFMAIPAGDDIMLNYQTSSYHDDATLRDLCNRRPIKPFEQWLEKMGIMKDGKLTDRAGDASIFLK, encoded by the coding sequence ATGGTATTAAAAACTAAATTATTTGGACATACTTATGAATTTAAATCTGTAAAAGATGTACAAAATAAAGCGAGCGAATTTAGATCAGGAGACGAACTTGCAGGAGTAAGTGCAAGCACAGCAGAAGAAAGAGTGGCTGCTAAAGCTGTATTGGCTGAATTGACATTGGCAGATTTAAGAAACAATCCTGCAGTACCTTATGAAGAAGATGAAGTTACAAGAATCATACAGGATGCTGTAAATGAAAAAATTTATGGAGAAATAAAAAACTGGACTGTAAGTGAATTAAGAGAATGGATTTTAGATTCTCATACAAGTGGTGACGACATAAAGAGAATCAGTAAAGGTCTTACAAGTGAAATGGTAGCAGCAGTTGCCAAACTTATGAGTAATATGGATCTTATTCAAGGAGCAAGCAAAATAAGAATTAAAAAATTCTGTAATACTGAAATAGGTGGAGAAGGAATACTTGCCACAAGATTACAGCCTAACCACACTACTGATGATCCAGATGGAATTATGCTTTCAACTTATGAAGGGCTTAGCTTTGGGCAAGGAGATGCATTGCTAGGATTAAACCCAGTTGATGACAGTGTTGACAGTGTTATGAGAGTATTGCACAGATTCCATGAAATAAAAACTAAATGGGAAATTCCTACACAAATATGCGTATTGGCTCACGTAACTACACAAATGGAAGCAGTTAGAAGAGGAGCGCCTACAGACTTGATTTTTCAAAGTATTGCAGGATCTGAAAAAGGAAATGAAGCATTTGGTATAACTGGAGATATGATTCAGGAAGCAAGAGATTTGGCATTAAAACATGGAACAGCGACAGGACCTAACGTAATGTACTTTGAAACAGGACAAGGTTCAGAATTGTCATCAGATGCTCACCATGGTTGCGATCAGGTTACAATGGAAGCAAGATGTTACGGATTTGCGAAAAAATTTGATCCATTTATTGTAAATACGGTTGTTGGATTTATCGGACCAGAATATTTGTATAACAGTAAACAAGTAATAAGAGCTGGACTTGAAGATCATTTCATGGGTAAACTTACTGGAATCTCAATGGGAGTTGACGCTTGCTACACTAACCACATGAAAGCGGATCAAAACGATATTGAAAACTTGAAAGTATTATTAACAGTTGCTGGATGTAACTACTTTATGGCTATTCCTGCGGGAGACGACATCATGCTTAACTATCAAACATCTTCTTATCACGATGATGCTACATTAAGAGATTTATGTAACAGAAGACCTATAAAACCTTTTGAACAATGGTTAGAAAAAATGGGAATAATGAAAGATGGAAAACTTACAGATAGAGCCGGAGACGCTTCAATTTTCTTAAAATAG
- the eutC gene encoding ethanolamine ammonia-lyase subunit EutC: MLSERELKDVIEKIIGEIKVNEPVTAVEEKAPVVSTSSTYIESGDEPRENPHIVNGEVRDVGQINIKDQMLVDNPEDREEYMKLKQKTSARLGIGRAGTRMRTEVLLRLRADHAAAQDAVFNDVPTEFLDELGLFEVTTECESRDQYITRPDLGRRISEEGIKTIEEKCKKNPTVQILLSDGLSSTAVEANAKNIIPALLNGLKGYGIETGTPFFIKYGRVGAGDHVGEILNADVVCILIGERPGLTTAESMSAYITYKARPGISEAKRTVVSNIHKDGTPSSEAGAHVATLIKKVIDAKASGQDLKL; encoded by the coding sequence ATGTTATCAGAAAGAGAACTAAAAGATGTAATCGAAAAAATAATAGGTGAAATAAAAGTAAATGAACCAGTAACAGCTGTGGAAGAAAAAGCGCCAGTTGTGAGTACAAGTTCAACTTATATTGAAAGTGGAGATGAGCCACGTGAAAATCCGCATATTGTAAATGGAGAAGTAAGAGATGTTGGACAAATAAATATCAAAGATCAAATGCTTGTGGATAATCCTGAAGACAGAGAAGAATACATGAAATTAAAACAAAAAACATCTGCAAGACTTGGAATTGGAAGAGCTGGAACAAGAATGAGAACAGAAGTTCTTTTAAGATTAAGAGCAGACCACGCTGCAGCGCAAGATGCCGTGTTCAATGATGTGCCTACAGAATTTCTTGATGAGCTTGGATTGTTTGAAGTTACTACTGAATGTGAAAGCAGAGACCAATATATCACACGTCCTGATTTAGGAAGAAGAATTTCTGAAGAAGGAATAAAGACAATAGAAGAAAAATGTAAAAAAAATCCAACAGTTCAAATATTATTGTCAGATGGATTAAGTTCAACTGCAGTTGAAGCAAATGCAAAAAACATAATTCCTGCATTGTTAAATGGGCTTAAAGGATATGGAATTGAGACAGGAACACCATTTTTTATCAAATATGGAAGAGTTGGAGCAGGAGATCACGTTGGAGAAATTTTAAATGCTGATGTAGTTTGTATATTAATAGGAGAACGTCCTGGACTTACAACTGCAGAAAGTATGAGTGCCTACATTACTTACAAGGCTCGTCCTGGAATTTCTGAAGCAAAAAGAACAGTTGTTTCAAATATTCATAAGGATGGAACTCCATCTTCAGAAGCAGGAGCTCACGTTGCTACATTAATTAAGAAAGTAATTGATGCAAAAGCAAGTGGACAAGATTTAAAATTATAA
- the eutL gene encoding ethanolamine utilization microcompartment protein EutL — translation MKGDRLKANVLAVRLIPNVDNDMAKELELPEGHRSIGIITADCDDVTYTALDEATKKAVVDVVYGKSFYGGAANANTKLAGEVIGILSGPTPAEVKSGLAAAVDFIENEGAFISANDDDSIAYYAHCVSRTGSYLSKTAGIAEGESLAYLIAPPLEAMYALDVALKAADVSLVAFFGPPSETNFGGALLTGSQSACKAACDAFAEAVKSVADNPLNY, via the coding sequence ATGAAAGGCGATAGATTAAAAGCAAATGTACTAGCTGTAAGATTAATTCCAAATGTAGATAATGATATGGCTAAAGAGCTGGAATTACCTGAAGGACATAGAAGTATAGGAATTATAACAGCAGATTGTGATGATGTTACATATACTGCACTTGATGAAGCTACAAAAAAAGCTGTAGTTGATGTAGTTTACGGAAAATCATTCTATGGTGGAGCTGCAAATGCGAATACAAAACTTGCAGGAGAAGTAATAGGAATATTGTCAGGGCCTACTCCTGCGGAAGTAAAAAGTGGACTAGCTGCAGCAGTTGACTTTATTGAAAATGAAGGAGCATTCATAAGTGCAAATGATGATGATAGCATTGCATATTATGCACATTGTGTATCAAGAACAGGAAGTTATTTATCAAAAACAGCAGGAATTGCAGAAGGGGAATCATTAGCATACCTAATAGCACCTCCGCTTGAAGCAATGTACGCTTTAGATGTTGCATTAAAAGCAGCAGATGTAAGTTTAGTTGCATTCTTTGGACCACCTTCAGAAACAAACTTTGGTGGAGCACTTTTAACAGGAAGTCAGTCAGCATGTAAAGCTGCGTGCGATGCTTTCGCTGAAGCAGTAAAATCTGTGGCAGATAATCCATTAAATTATTAA
- the eutH gene encoding ethanolamine utilization protein EutH, producing MSINEIIIYIMVLFMVIGGIDKCIGNKFGYGEKFEEGIMAMGSLAVAMVGIISLAPVLGKLLTPIVGPIYSALGADPSMFATTLLANDMGGAPLALSMAKDPQSGLFAAFILGSMMGPTIVFTIPVALGIIEKEDKPFLAKGILSGITTIPLGCLAGGLAAGFPIGMVLRNLVPIIIFAVLICIGLWKIPEKMTKGFSIFGQIVVTVITIGLIAAIIEKLTDKKVILIPGMDPIDEGFKVVGGIAIVLAGAFPLVHFITQVFKKPLTAIGKSLGMNEAGAAGFVATLANNIPMFGILKDMDANGKVMNVAFAVSAAFVFGDHLGFTAGYNKTMVFPMIVGKLVAGVTAIFVAKVLFCKKETAK from the coding sequence ATGAGTATTAATGAAATTATCATCTATATTATGGTTTTATTCATGGTAATAGGTGGAATAGATAAATGTATTGGAAATAAATTTGGTTATGGTGAAAAATTTGAAGAAGGAATTATGGCAATGGGTTCTCTTGCAGTTGCAATGGTTGGGATTATTTCATTAGCTCCTGTTCTAGGGAAATTGTTAACACCTATTGTTGGACCTATATATTCAGCATTAGGAGCAGACCCTTCAATGTTTGCAACAACATTGCTTGCAAATGATATGGGAGGAGCACCGCTTGCATTAAGTATGGCAAAAGATCCTCAATCAGGATTATTTGCAGCATTTATATTAGGTTCAATGATGGGACCAACTATTGTGTTTACAATTCCTGTTGCTTTGGGAATTATTGAGAAAGAAGATAAGCCATTTCTTGCAAAAGGGATATTATCAGGAATAACAACTATTCCTTTGGGATGTCTAGCTGGAGGGCTTGCAGCAGGATTTCCAATTGGAATGGTACTTAGAAACTTAGTTCCGATTATAATATTTGCAGTATTAATTTGTATAGGATTATGGAAAATACCTGAAAAAATGACAAAAGGATTTTCAATTTTTGGACAAATTGTAGTGACAGTTATTACAATAGGTTTAATTGCGGCAATTATTGAAAAATTGACAGACAAAAAAGTAATTCTAATTCCAGGAATGGATCCGATAGATGAAGGATTTAAAGTAGTAGGTGGAATTGCAATAGTTCTTGCAGGAGCATTCCCGCTGGTACATTTTATAACACAAGTGTTTAAAAAACCATTGACTGCTATAGGAAAAAGTTTAGGAATGAATGAGGCTGGAGCAGCTGGTTTCGTTGCAACTTTGGCTAATAATATTCCAATGTTTGGAATTTTAAAAGATATGGATGCAAATGGAAAAGTTATGAATGTTGCCTTTGCAGTAAGTGCTGCATTTGTATTTGGAGATCATTTAGGATTTACTGCTGGATATAATAAAACAATGGTATTCCCAATGATAGTTGGAAAATTAGTAGCAGGAGTAACAGCGATATTTGTAGCAAAAGTATTATTCTGCAAAAAAGAAACTGCAAAATAA
- a CDS encoding haloacid dehalogenase-like hydrolase, translated as MALALSAANLDELRWVPKNRAALSKLIDENKNQGNYVVFDWDYTSIYQDTQENLFRYQIDNLKFEMTPAAFSKAIRKDIPLDNFDKEYSNVKGQAINITKIANDLDKRYTFLYNNYIKDKKMSLEKIKATEEFKDFRGKLAFLYEAIGGSFSHDIAYPWVLYLFDNMTVEEVQKLAKEANDFGIGNKLGKYVLESSDKLTGEAGKVRYEYKSGLRTQPETANLFHEFEKNGIKVYIVSASLEDIVKVFANDKSYGYNLSADSVYGMRLEMNGNKYRAEYKHGYPQTQTKGKVEVINKYIKAKHGGKDPILVAGDSIGDANMLSEYKGTKILLLMKRKGKLDDLAKDPRALIQIRSEQTGLFVPEN; from the coding sequence ATGGCATTGGCGTTATCAGCTGCCAATTTAGATGAATTAAGATGGGTTCCCAAAAATAGGGCAGCCTTATCAAAACTTATTGATGAAAATAAAAATCAAGGAAATTATGTAGTTTTTGACTGGGATTATACATCAATTTATCAAGATACTCAAGAAAATCTGTTTAGATACCAAATAGATAATTTGAAATTTGAAATGACACCTGCTGCCTTTTCAAAGGCAATTAGAAAAGATATTCCATTAGATAATTTTGACAAGGAATATTCAAATGTGAAGGGGCAAGCTATTAATATTACAAAAATAGCAAATGATTTAGATAAAAGATATACTTTCCTTTATAATAATTATATAAAAGATAAAAAAATGTCTTTGGAAAAAATAAAAGCGACAGAAGAATTTAAAGACTTTAGAGGGAAATTGGCATTTCTTTACGAAGCAATAGGTGGAAGTTTCTCTCATGATATTGCTTATCCATGGGTTCTTTACCTGTTTGACAATATGACTGTAGAAGAAGTGCAAAAATTGGCAAAAGAAGCTAATGATTTTGGAATAGGAAATAAACTTGGAAAATATGTTCTTGAATCAAGTGATAAGTTAACAGGTGAAGCTGGAAAAGTTAGATATGAATATAAGAGTGGATTAAGAACTCAGCCTGAAACAGCTAACTTATTTCATGAATTTGAGAAAAATGGTATAAAAGTGTATATAGTTTCAGCGTCTCTTGAAGATATAGTAAAAGTTTTCGCAAATGATAAATCTTATGGGTATAATTTGAGTGCTGACAGTGTTTACGGAATGCGTCTTGAGATGAATGGAAATAAATATAGAGCTGAGTACAAACATGGTTATCCACAAACACAAACTAAAGGAAAAGTTGAAGTAATAAATAAATACATAAAAGCAAAACATGGTGGAAAAGATCCTATTTTAGTTGCAGGTGACAGTATAGGAGATGCTAATATGCTTTCTGAATATAAAGGTACAAAAATTTTACTTCTTATGAAAAGAAAAGGAAAACTTGACGACTTAGCAAAAGATCCAAGAGCATTAATTCAAATAAGAAGCGAACAAACAGGATTATTCGTTCCTGAAAATTAA
- a CDS encoding cupin domain-containing protein encodes MDLKNLDRETLEKILRKVVQEELKRKVGGFEKHIDKSGVGVVKIPSVKPEKFDTGNPNDKVFLTDVFTIEESGRLSCGVMEMEESAFDWELNYDEIDYVIDGTLEIIVDGRKVTGNRGDAILIPKGSKIKFSAPNFARFLYVIYPANWQDTCK; translated from the coding sequence ATGGATTTAAAAAATTTAGACAGAGAAACATTAGAAAAAATACTTAGAAAAGTAGTACAAGAAGAACTAAAGAGAAAAGTCGGAGGATTTGAAAAACATATTGATAAAAGTGGAGTAGGAGTTGTTAAAATTCCTTCAGTAAAACCTGAAAAATTTGATACTGGAAATCCTAACGACAAAGTGTTCTTAACTGATGTATTTACAATAGAAGAAAGTGGAAGATTGAGTTGCGGAGTTATGGAAATGGAAGAATCTGCATTTGATTGGGAACTGAACTATGATGAGATAGATTATGTAATAGATGGAACATTAGAAATCATAGTTGATGGACGTAAAGTTACAGGAAACAGGGGAGATGCCATTTTAATCCCTAAAGGTTCAAAAATAAAATTTAGTGCTCCTAACTTTGCAAGATTTTTATATGTAATTTATCCTGCAAATTGGCAAGATACTTGTAAATAA
- a CDS encoding ABC transporter ATP-binding protein yields MKKLVIENVSKYYDKKAILSKINLSVSQNECLGIMGESGSGKSTLAKLLVGLESFDEGNIIFNEISYKNINKKQLSLIHRKIQLVFQNAFGAVNPKYTVEEVLTEPLKIHYKKEILYEEMKKRAENFLEKVGLNPEFMSQKAIQLSGGQLQRVCIARALILEPEIIIFDESVSGLDPIIQEQILELLGSLKETMNLTYIFISHDFEACYYLCDKIAIIENGEIADIIENLDSPIIVKNERIKRILGKAVNFIETTQ; encoded by the coding sequence ATGAAAAAATTAGTAATTGAAAATGTAAGCAAATACTATGATAAAAAAGCCATTTTGTCCAAAATAAATTTATCTGTTTCACAAAATGAATGTCTTGGTATTATGGGAGAAAGCGGATCAGGAAAAAGTACATTAGCAAAACTGCTTGTAGGATTGGAATCTTTTGATGAAGGAAATATCATATTTAATGAAATATCATACAAAAATATCAATAAAAAGCAACTATCCTTAATTCATCGTAAAATTCAGTTAGTTTTTCAAAATGCTTTTGGTGCAGTAAATCCAAAATATACAGTCGAGGAAGTCTTGACTGAACCTCTAAAAATACACTATAAAAAAGAAATTTTATACGAGGAAATGAAAAAACGTGCAGAAAATTTTTTAGAAAAAGTAGGACTTAACCCTGAATTTATGTCACAAAAAGCCATTCAACTAAGCGGAGGACAGCTACAAAGGGTCTGTATTGCAAGAGCATTAATACTAGAACCTGAAATAATCATATTTGATGAATCTGTGAGCGGTCTTGATCCTATCATTCAGGAGCAAATACTTGAACTGCTCGGCTCACTAAAAGAAACTATGAATTTAACATACATTTTTATTTCTCATGATTTTGAAGCCTGCTATTACCTATGCGACAAAATAGCTATAATAGAAAATGGAGAGATAGCCGATATTATTGAAAATCTTGATTCTCCTATCATAGTAAAAAATGAACGAATAAAACGTATTTTGGGAAAGGCTGTAAATTTTATTGAAACTACTCAATAA
- a CDS encoding ATP-binding cassette domain-containing protein produces the protein MEKLNINALKVSIDNKTILNDISFTLPKGETLIIIGESGSGKTMLSRLLIGIKPDNANINGNIFFDKKDLLKISEKEWNKYRGKKISYISQNPMAVFNPFQNVESHAVELFQSRLGLSKKECINKMIEEMKKLNLPNPEALMKKYPFQLSGGMLQRIMFSMMIQLEPELLIADEPTSALDYYNTEKVTELLKNLQSQNTSLIVITHDYNLAKELDGKIIIMKNGNLIEKGNTFDMLKNPQSDYGKSLILRKRYTRYKKEGI, from the coding sequence ATGGAAAAATTAAATATAAATGCACTAAAAGTCAGTATTGATAACAAAACGATACTAAATGACATTTCATTTACATTACCAAAAGGGGAAACTCTCATTATCATTGGTGAAAGCGGTTCAGGAAAAACAATGCTTTCCAGATTATTAATAGGAATAAAGCCTGATAATGCCAATATAAACGGGAATATATTTTTTGATAAAAAAGATTTATTAAAAATATCAGAAAAGGAATGGAATAAATACAGAGGTAAAAAAATTTCATACATTTCCCAAAATCCTATGGCTGTCTTTAATCCTTTTCAAAATGTCGAATCTCACGCTGTGGAGCTGTTTCAAAGCAGGCTTGGTTTATCAAAAAAAGAATGTATAAATAAAATGATTGAAGAAATGAAAAAATTAAATCTTCCAAATCCAGAAGCACTAATGAAAAAATATCCATTCCAATTAAGTGGTGGAATGTTACAAAGAATAATGTTTTCCATGATGATTCAGCTGGAACCTGAACTGCTGATAGCCGATGAACCTACTTCAGCCCTTGATTACTATAATACCGAAAAAGTTACTGAATTACTGAAAAATCTGCAATCTCAAAATACTTCACTTATAGTAATTACTCATGATTACAATCTCGCAAAAGAACTTGACGGAAAAATAATTATTATGAAAAATGGAAATTTGATTGAAAAAGGTAATACTTTTGATATGTTAAAAAATCCTCAAAGCGACTACGGCAAATCATTAATATTAAGAAAACGCTACACAAGATACAAAAAAGAAGGAATTTAA
- a CDS encoding ABC transporter permease — protein MKKRKLFYFSVSLLGILIFIAIFAPLLAPYDPQFTDISQKLQLPSKIHKLGTDHMGRDVLSRLIYGTRLSLMISSLITVVTLCISFPVGILAGWFGGKLDKIFLWIVNVFMAFPSFLLSMAFVGILGQGIGNIVIAVSAIEWIYYARILRNTVSSVKQQEYVQAARAIGASPFFIIRRHILPFVFKPVLIAALMNIGNIILMISGFSFLGIGVQPNISEWGMMLNDAKPYFRRIPGLVLYPGLAIFITVLTFNLLGETFDNKGIKKLWKN, from the coding sequence ATGAAAAAAAGAAAATTATTTTATTTTTCAGTATCATTACTTGGTATATTGATTTTCATTGCTATTTTTGCACCTTTACTTGCTCCCTATGATCCACAGTTTACTGATATTTCACAAAAACTTCAGCTTCCAAGTAAAATCCATAAACTGGGAACAGATCATATGGGAAGGGATGTTCTTTCAAGGTTAATCTACGGAACAAGGCTGTCACTTATGATTTCAAGTCTAATTACAGTTGTTACATTATGTATAAGCTTTCCTGTAGGAATTTTGGCAGGCTGGTTTGGAGGCAAACTGGATAAAATATTTTTATGGATTGTAAATGTCTTTATGGCTTTTCCGAGTTTTCTTTTATCAATGGCATTTGTCGGTATTTTAGGACAAGGAATAGGAAATATTGTAATTGCTGTAAGTGCTATTGAATGGATTTACTATGCAAGAATTTTAAGAAATACAGTTTCTAGTGTCAAACAGCAGGAGTATGTTCAGGCAGCACGGGCAATCGGAGCTTCACCTTTTTTTATAATAAGAAGACATATTCTTCCTTTTGTTTTCAAGCCTGTTCTAATAGCAGCCCTAATGAATATTGGAAATATAATTTTAATGATTTCAGGATTTTCCTTTTTAGGAATAGGAGTACAGCCAAACATATCCGAATGGGGAATGATGCTAAATGACGCAAAACCTTACTTTAGACGAATTCCAGGGCTGGTGCTGTATCCAGGACTTGCTATCTTCATAACAGTTTTAACATTTAACCTGTTAGGTGAAACTTTTGACAATAAAGGAATTAAAAAATTATGGAAAAATTAA
- a CDS encoding ABC transporter permease — MIKKLISLFSIFLAISVITFFLVKLSPGDPAQNYLRASHVSITAETLTAARKNLGLDKPLYIQYFNWLTDIFKGDFGISYTKKAPVIELVNEAIVPTFQLGIFSFVILIILSPLLGILSAIKKNTVFDYIVQVLSYTGVSLPTFWLGYILIIFFSVSLKILPVSGRGDWKNFILPCITLVLPLIAQTTFFIRKNILEEMDKAHVENAIIRGVSKKRIILNHLLRNTSIPIITVLSSNIMYLLTGSVLIEEIFAWPGIGKLFTTAVKTGDFPLIQICLLFFGIMSIIVNEFTQALVKYMDPRLRIKEKSKAGGVL; from the coding sequence GTGATAAAAAAATTAATATCATTATTTTCAATCTTTCTGGCAATATCAGTTATTACATTTTTCCTTGTAAAACTGTCGCCAGGAGATCCTGCCCAAAATTATTTAAGGGCATCTCATGTAAGCATAACTGCTGAAACATTAACAGCAGCTAGAAAAAATTTAGGATTAGACAAACCTTTATATATTCAATATTTTAACTGGCTCACAGATATATTTAAAGGCGATTTTGGAATATCATATACAAAAAAAGCTCCTGTTATAGAACTTGTAAACGAAGCTATTGTTCCGACTTTTCAGCTTGGGATTTTCTCATTTGTAATTTTGATTATATTATCTCCTTTATTGGGAATCCTAAGTGCAATCAAAAAAAATACAGTTTTTGACTATATAGTTCAAGTTTTATCATACACAGGAGTATCTCTTCCTACCTTCTGGCTAGGATACATACTAATTATTTTCTTTTCAGTTTCATTAAAAATCCTGCCTGTTTCGGGAAGAGGCGACTGGAAAAATTTTATACTTCCCTGCATAACACTTGTACTGCCCTTAATTGCACAGACAACTTTTTTTATAAGAAAAAATATACTTGAAGAAATGGATAAAGCTCATGTTGAAAATGCAATTATTCGAGGTGTTTCAAAAAAAAGAATAATTCTTAACCATTTACTGAGAAATACATCTATTCCAATTATTACAGTTCTAAGTTCAAATATTATGTATTTACTGACAGGAAGTGTGTTAATTGAAGAAATTTTTGCTTGGCCTGGTATTGGAAAATTATTTACTACAGCTGTAAAAACTGGAGATTTTCCATTAATTCAAATTTGTCTTTTGTTTTTTGGAATAATGTCTATTATTGTAAATGAATTTACTCAAGCACTTGTGAAATATATGGATCCAAGATTAAGAATAAAAGAAAAATCCAAAGCTGGAGGTGTATTATAA
- the nikA gene encoding nickel ABC transporter substrate-binding protein: MRNSFKTIIIMLMMGLIFACQPKQKDAAKGKTEKSGKITLAFNQDPTGNLNPHEYLPSQFITQDMVYDGLVSYGENGEIKPMLAESWDISKDGKTYTFKLRKNVKFSDGSDFNAKNVVKNFDTIFSKQNKSNHSWFAFTNHLKSYRAVDDYTFEIVLDTAYTATLYDLAMIRPIRFLGDAGFPENGDTSKGIKKPIGTGAWVLKEHKNNEYAVFVRNEYYWGEKPAASEVVIKNIPDSETLALQFEAGDIDLIYGNGLISLDRFETYRQDKKYTTATSEPMSTRMILLNTTSPILKDLKVRHALSHAVDKQSIAKNIFGGIEKPADTIFAPNVPHTNIELTKYNFDLAKAEALLDEAGWKKGADGMREKDGKKMILSFPYISSKVTDKNVGEYIQGEWKKIGIQVDLKAMEEKAYWENATAKNYDLMSDYSWGAPWDPHAYLTAMADDSVKGTNPAYAAQLGLPMKSELDKTIKALLIEPDETKLNEMYKYVLTTLQEQAVYIPISYQALLSVYRTGELKGVKFMPEENRIPVWTTVKVK; encoded by the coding sequence ATGAGAAATTCATTCAAAACGATTATCATCATGTTGATGATGGGACTTATTTTTGCTTGCCAGCCAAAGCAAAAAGATGCAGCAAAAGGAAAAACAGAAAAATCTGGTAAAATTACATTGGCATTTAATCAGGATCCTACTGGGAACTTAAATCCTCACGAATACTTACCAAGCCAGTTTATTACACAGGATATGGTTTACGACGGACTTGTATCTTACGGGGAAAATGGAGAAATTAAACCAATGCTGGCAGAATCTTGGGATATTTCCAAAGATGGAAAAACTTACACTTTTAAATTGAGAAAAAATGTAAAATTTTCAGACGGTTCAGACTTTAATGCAAAAAATGTTGTAAAAAACTTTGACACTATCTTTTCTAAGCAAAACAAATCAAATCACTCATGGTTTGCATTTACTAATCATTTGAAATCATACAGAGCAGTTGACGACTATACATTTGAAATAGTTTTAGATACAGCTTATACTGCAACATTATATGACTTGGCAATGATCCGTCCTATACGTTTTCTTGGAGATGCTGGATTTCCTGAAAACGGAGATACTTCCAAAGGGATTAAAAAACCTATAGGAACAGGTGCCTGGGTATTAAAGGAGCATAAAAACAATGAATATGCAGTTTTTGTAAGAAATGAATATTACTGGGGAGAAAAACCTGCCGCTTCAGAAGTTGTAATTAAAAATATTCCAGATAGCGAAACACTTGCTCTTCAATTTGAAGCTGGAGATATTGATTTGATTTATGGAAACGGTTTAATTAGCCTAGACAGATTTGAAACATACAGACAAGATAAAAAATATACTACTGCCACTTCTGAACCAATGTCTACAAGAATGATACTTTTAAATACTACAAGCCCTATTTTAAAAGATCTTAAAGTAAGACATGCGTTAAGTCACGCTGTAGACAAGCAAAGTATCGCAAAAAATATATTTGGTGGTATCGAAAAACCTGCTGATACAATTTTTGCACCAAATGTACCTCACACAAATATAGAACTTACAAAATATAACTTTGACTTGGCAAAAGCAGAGGCATTGCTTGATGAAGCAGGATGGAAAAAAGGTGCTGACGGTATGAGAGAAAAAGATGGTAAAAAAATGATTCTATCTTTCCCTTACATCAGTTCTAAAGTTACAGATAAAAATGTAGGAGAATACATTCAAGGAGAATGGAAAAAAATTGGTATACAAGTTGACTTAAAGGCAATGGAAGAAAAAGCATACTGGGAAAATGCAACTGCAAAAAATTATGACTTAATGTCTGACTATTCATGGGGAGCTCCTTGGGATCCACATGCTTACCTGACTGCAATGGCTGATGATTCAGTTAAAGGAACAAACCCTGCCTACGCTGCACAACTAGGTTTACCAATGAAATCTGAACTAGATAAAACTATTAAAGCTTTATTAATTGAACCTGATGAAACTAAATTAAATGAAATGTATAAATATGTATTAACTACTTTGCAAGAGCAAGCTGTATATATTCCAATCAGCTATCAAGCTTTACTAAGTGTTTATAGAACTGGAGAACTGAAAGGCGTGAAATTTATGCCAGAAGAAAATAGAATTCCTGTATGGACAACTGTAAAAGTAAAGTAA